ggataGTTACGtttaatcatttatttgtattgattgaatgaaacaattatcgaattcagttgtatccgagacacgaccgcttagggcgtaggactacgcattttttttaaattcgttggttaattatttcggatattatttgcgaatatgtcgaaaattcataaataacGCTtaggggaccctgaaaaggtttcaTGGCttacgtggttttgtagaatcatttcgagaagcaacgattttttcttgcctttgcgagaacaatacactaattggtcatatgtcgcaatttgtttctttatatcaatgtacgcattgcactgagtatttaacgagaggcatcttccgtgcatcgccattcaacaagcatcaaacacgcgtctaacagatgtacACAGTTGCAGAGATAAACTTCgagtgaaatattcactagcgtTCATAGCTCGagaggaaacataaaacacaaaacgggcagagtaagcgacctttgttgtttcgggcacagagaGATTCTGGATTTTCcttagaggagatgcaatacttatacgctagtgaCAGCTTACTCACTTCGCaattattctcttttcgctatccccctttgttgtttctattcttcttcttgttctctttattgctcgttattgacagctctgttcgggaatgcacataaatggacagaacaaaagtatggggaaatgggaatgcttccaattttcatcaatttaactatatacagactatgggattgtaatgtatagcatatcaaacaaatcttagaaaatttccgattcgatggtTATGCAAaacgttaaaatccgttcgcagcaaaaatagttattaatattaacattatttcataaaaacgtgacctgttttctgatttgactcttaatgtaagatgtagttctacgtaaaaaaaacaggaagtgggttatatctatggtataaccgcaagggtgacgtaggactatcgttgatttagagatcatttgtttgaagttgaatctgaattcattctgaatgaatgaatatttgggggacttcgaaaacgaaagcgttatgttggaggcacaaggttttatgcatccaatattggatacgaaaatatcctactgatggggaagaataatcttcagaagctatcctgttaattgcgattgattgaaaaatcacaaaaccaaatgtatttggtcacagtgttatatggatagaaaacaatcaaataaactctttcacatgaatgtatttttaaattcccagaggaactggcagattattttcagtaacgataagatatttccacattttcctcgatactggaagcccaccagtggttaatgccaactcgataaccacctgttaatagcacttgattgaaacatatttggtcacagtgtaacatggatggaaaacattcaattaaactctttcacatgaatatattttgaaaattcccaaaggaagtggcagattattttccagcaatgattagatctttccggatcgttctcgatgctgaatggcatcctatcggaaagagttctgcgcgtgtatgtgtcgatccttcgccgtccacctcctccagcacgttaggcaacgatgttgtcttgtcgatgtcctcacgaaaaatgaatgtgtctcaccaccagaatatcgcttaagtatgctttttgtgtgtgattgaatcgagagaaggtgtggtttacgatggcaatttggaaggcaaactagaggggaatgaactctctgagctcggaacttccggcgactgagcaataatcgattgcgggcgcatacaatattggatacggaaatatcctactgatggggaagaataatcttcagaagctatcctgttaattgcgattgattgaaaaatcacaaaaccaaatgtatttggtcacagtgttacatggatagaaaacattcaaataaactctttcacatgaatatattttgaaaattcccaaaggaactggcagattattttcagtaacgattagatatttccacattttcctcgatactggaagcccaccagtggttaatgccaactcgataaccacctgttaatagccgcgcgtgtatgtgtgtgtagcgatgtcttcccagggaaccgtttgtggcatcactctcctcctgatagattcccttctggcctagggtgcacaaacaggctcttggtgacaccgttcatccgcgctttcatgataaataaagagcttcaccgcaacagcgacaacatgctccaatcgctgttcaattagaactgagtggatttccgagcgccgctcgcttatataccgattggtgatttcaatagcctattttgaaagcaaatttaagactattgaaacaagtttttggatccgaaagtaacaagtatagaacgcgtagacattttatctttcgaatgaagtgtttatcataccattttgttcagttgtttcttctgtaggagcattgaaccactgcgaccattagtttgatctattgtggtgCAGTTGTTTAGGAGATATTAactctcaaaatctcggtctccggcgtaacgctttcgttttcgaaactttgattttacaccccggtatagaaatgaaagacgtagtcctacgtcaaaaccacgaATGACCATTCGGGcgattaaccctcctgtactcgcgtgcaaaatcataacacgtaaactcgcgcacggtgtcacagaccaaaaattgaacttctctgtaatgttatcattgtgtatttttcaagctttattggcatttatttgaagaattaATTCCAGAATTAATTAAaagaactccaaaaaatatgttttcttcgtctttattatgttttaatagtcatcttattcagcctcctcaaaacagagtaattttcgatactccaacacaaataacgaaattcgaatttttcactgttattgattaaaagtaagcagctgaatataattcatgggagtatgaagagctataaaataacataaaaacgtattcatcgattgtggtttcattggagtaagaatcagaacatagcataactacatgctcgaaacaaataattttatacatttcatgcagttgttgcgtgtttttctggtcttttatcgaagagaagaatgtataatgaCCTTCTAGATAgtcaccagatgataaaggttctggaatataaagtttgcacatTTCTAACATTCTTTgtttctgtattcttggtaaactaagaattaatgccttttttagatagggcataaaaagatgatataaaaggatttctaggaacttcctttccttttccgtgatttcttgtcgatattgttcattataaaaaaatatccccaaaactgtaactgttaaaaattaccataggccaccgattagtttatagtttactgtttacaattcttccacaagtgaaattttttcacaagtgtgtatgtatgaccattatatttagcgaataactatacgaaagtcaattatttatgtatgaatctaacgacgagtatagcgacgaatagttaatatatggatccgttcaatccagttacaaaaaggaatgaaatcaaataagaatattcCGGTGataatcttatgcattatattcaataaatattccacgccactaacattaatttatacatttcattcaacaatattctagaatatgaaaaaagtcacttgtccaaaaaagttactcctttactcgcgtcggtgtgtcagaccgaaagtgttaaaaaagaggACACGTCCACTTTGTACCAATATATgcaatacgctaaacgatgatgaatgacgaataacgaagctagggAGAACCGCAaaatcgtagtgttgatattttctgagaaataaacgaatcattgatttctcggtctgacagaccaatgcgcgagtataggagtgttaacgaAATGTTGGATCTGGCCCTTTCCAATTGTACCATTCGACTACGTTTGGTGGAACGGGACCTGGAAGCTGGAAAATTCGTGAAGTTTAttgacccgatactgtaacgattcgcacagcacagcgttggtttgatcgatttcgttctggtgtagtggctgtcgaagatacaccccgtactggtaggttaatcgtcgtggaaaccgataaaatcgttgaaatcatccaagtagaccggcatgtgagcactcgctcgattggccaggaactgagtatagaccataaaaccgtttggaaccatttgcagaagattggattccaaaaaaagctagagttgacgcaaaaaaatttttagaccgaatcaacgcctgcgatgcactgctgaaacggaacaaactcgacccatttttgaaaaaggtggtgactggtgatgaaaagtggatcacgtacgacaacctaaagcgaaaaaagtcgtggttgaagcgcggtgagccagcccaaacccggattgacggccaggaaggttttgctgtgtgtttggtgggtttGAAAggaaatcatccactatgagctgctcaactatggccctcaactcggttctctactgtgagcagcttgaccttttgaagcaggcgattgaccagaagcggcaagaaattatcaataggaatggtgttgttttccatcaggacaacgctcggcttcacacatctttgatgacccgccagaagctacgggggttcgaatgggatgtcctattgcacccaccgtatagtccggacttggctccaagtgattatcatctcttccggtccatgcagaacgctcttggtgatactaagttggcctcaaaagaggcttgcgaaaactggctgtctgagttttttgcaaataaagaggggggttttataaaggggggataatgaagttaccttctaaatggcaacaagtttgcgaacaatgcatatttgacataaattggataattttaagtatcttaaataaagcgtcaaattccgatcagaaatacgacatttctttttccccaaccctatataaagatgtcacgatattgatgatCGAGAACAGGGATgacaggtttgaagacatgtcttcattttgaagacatttggcttatagtgaagacatttgatttttgacattataattatcaaatgtcttcactgtaagtcaaatgtcttcaaaatgaagacatgtcttcaaacctgtcATCCCTGTTCATCCATTATAaagtatgtgaagacatttcattaTGATAGTGTatgcaagacgggtctatggtactaggtgaggccgtttcgtcactaagttagttaggggagcggtatatggaaacagtacggaagaaagcagaaggggaattattttcttgaagcgtgaaagagacagactgatcaggagcgagcttcggcactagcgtattgtgttttgtttacaaacaaaacacagtagacttccaagatggctgaagagtggttttagcaagttggcccaccttaggatatacttctacgcgccttgagtGTATGTTAActtttgagagatattatttccataaaatACCTACTATTggtcgaaaatatcgtcaaaagaatCAAGGCTTTTGTTTACGTGTCGTTTTCTTGGTTTATTTTCAACcaattcacaaatcgaaggtgtTCCGGATAAataccgtttcaataattagCTACATGGATATGGATTGAGTTAAAACCAAAGCATCAAAGCTGAAATACACAtattgagttatttataaaaattgtttGACAAATAAGAGACATCCATTCTATTTTTTGGCATTTCAGTCCACCTTAATAGAACACTcatagttccgtttttgtggaagaattggggcgatattcactcaatcaacggttcAGCCAGTCAATTATCATTTCCAAACTCATGAGTATTCTTCGCTCACAttatttgaaataaacttcaaaatctCAAGGAAAGTTTAATAAAACGCGCCATATAACAATATCAGTAAGAAATTAACTGATGAATATTGCCATGCCCTAAAGACTAAATCTATCTTATACTAAATATCTTTACTTAATACTAAATGAACTTAAATGTATTTGAACTTATTTCCTATGTTACCTAAACTTATATCAAATCTATCATGCATTTAGAACCCAATCTGAAAGGGTCACCCTAGAATTTTGTAACGAAGATAATTGTGAGAAGAGAACAATTCAATTCAACGTCCACTAGTAGTGGTCACTGTATATAGTAGCTAGGATAGGAAACTATTGTTAAGAATAGGTCAGTACAAAATATATCGTTGAAGAGTGAAGTCAATCCTCTTGCTCCCTTCTTGTTCAGTCGTGGTCAAAGTGGTCAAAGAAAGAATTTCCATAGTGATTCGATAGTGAAGGGAATTCACTGGAAATCGTTCTTGTGCAGTTGACCAGTGCAACAGAACTGCATCAGGCACAACTTGCAGCGAACAAGTGGCCGAGCATCCCATCGTTGGGGTCAACAATTCAACGGATAGTCAGCGTCGGTGTATTCCGCCATTGCAACGCTTCTTCTGGGCCGTCGTTCATCGGTGGTGGAAAATCCTTCGAAAAGGAACGGGTAAGCCCCATCATTAACCAAGGCGCCTGGAAGTATATCCTGAGgagggccaacttgctaaaatcacTCTTAAGCCattttggaagtctactgtgttttgtttgtaaacaaaacacaatacgctagtgccgaagctcgctcgtgatcagtctgtctctttcacgctacaggcaaataattcccctttgctttcttccgtactgttttcaaatATCGAtctcctaaccaacttagtgacgaaacggcctcaccttaggatatacttctaggcgccttggtgaagatatctgaaaaaatcacctgacaTCCCTGATCGAGAATCAGAAATTACGGATTTCTGCGCTGTCGGCTGTATTTaactgtcattatgctctcaaatgtcatcatattgtcaataatatttaccgtgtaagggtgggtttagactagtgatatattcgtgtGATGAAATATGataagatttatagaaatcgcatcaaccgtttacactagcgcgaacttatataacgaatatattcatattttcggtgaatttaatcacctgaagtagaactgcatccaactttagtgattttaaccagtgagaaattcactaaCGTTTACATATGCCTCAATTTATGTTATACACTAtacatatatacctcgaagaagtaTATCATGTATATCACATCTATTttcgggtgaataaatccatctatagctatagatctccctaatgtaaacccgccataaggtcCGCTTCAGGTTGTGAACAAGGCGCTTAAGTGGCCCATACATCTACAATATTATTGCACAACACAGGAGATTGTGAAATAATATGGAGCGTGTGTTTCTGATATTGAAATTTTGTCCAATATATTGtacgatataaaaaaaattagatatttatTGTGCAACGCATAAAATATTGCATGATCTATGGGTGGCGTTGTGCAATATATTATCAGTTAATGTCAAAGTTTATGTTTACATGTACATCTTCTCGAGTGTTAAATTAGTATtcttaaaacaaaaatacaggGCGTTTTCGAGGACGTGTGTATCGCGATGGCCATCAAACACGCCGAAAAGTATTTTATTCTCAAGTTTATCGAGGTTTATCGTTCACTCCCGGCATTATGTCATATCAAGTGTCAGGTTCTAACAAGTACTTGCGATGAAATATTGAACATCAGTAGCCAGCCTTGCGCAATATTTAGCACAAACTTCAATATCATCTCCAAACGATTCAATTCCATTGCACAAATATGACTGTGGCGCCATAATACTGTACGTCTGTGGACAACCTTCAATAATAGTGTCAATAAATTGGTACAATAGTATTGTGCGTGTATGGGGCTTTATATCAACGTATAACGTTGTGAAcgcgaatatttttgacactgATTGCAACCCTGCTTCTATgtttatatttgaatcgatttGTAAATAGTCTGAAAACATTCCaaagtgttttattttcttttaacTGTTCAACTATTTCAACAAATTCGTTTGTGCATTAAACCAACGAAAATCCAGAAATGGATGACCAGATAAAGGAAATATGCCGCCTATGCTTAGATCCCAGCGAAAAGTCTAGCTGTAGTTCGATCAACGATTTGGCAATCCGGTCCAAGCTGCAAACTGTGTTCAAATTTGAGGTAAGCGTATTGAATATTCCGTAAACTACAGCTGATACCTCAAATACCGTAGCTTCCCGAAGAAGAATTCTTCCCTTGTGAGATTTGTCACGAGTGTTCGTCCAAAGTGGATGAATTTCACTCCTTTCATGAAACTGTTCGGCTGAATCAGGATCAACTGAAAGCTGCACCGGCCGATTTGAATGCTCTACAATACGTGGAAATAAAGCAGGAACCATCTCCATGCGCGGCTAACCAGGATGATGGGTCAGTAGCATCGCAAAATGATATCAAGGACGAGccttctgattctgatgaggaaGATGACAGAAAACCTCTTCGAAGAAAACGCAAACAGAGAGCTTCGGCTGCAAAAACTGTTACGAAGATGAAACAAGCGCGGAAAAATGATCTCGAGAAGGACAAATACGAAAAGGTGGCCGAAGAGAACAAGAAAATTCAAGAATTCTTAACTATTAGTTGTAAGTTTTGTTCTGAAGAGTTTGATTCGTTCGATAGATTACAAAGGCACACTCGCAAATCACACAGTTCCCGTGGTAGCATCACATGTTGCAATCGTGTTTTCTACAAGAAGTGCAAAATAATCGAACATATCGATTCCCATTTGAATCCGAATCAGTTCCACTGCGGCTTGTGTAACAAAAGCTACAGCAATAAGTATTATCTGGATTTGCACAATTTAAGAAAACATTGCATCAACGAAGAAAAACCATACAAGTGCGAAAAATGTGGTCAAGGATTCCCGAAGGAATGGTTATTGAAGGTCCATTACAATACGCACATTCAGGCGGAGTGTACGATTTGTCACAAGGTTCTGGCGAATGCGTCTACTCTGAAAATTCACATGGTAAATATGCACAGTGGTGATTCAAAGCATAGCGGTCATTCAAAGCACATCTGCGATACTTGTGGGCAGGAGTTCCGCACAAAGCTGGGCATGGAACGGCATATCAAACAGCATATGGGAATCAATACGATCGAACGAGTTCAGTGCCACATTTGCAGCAAATGGGTCAACGGGAAGCCAAATCTGAAGATTCATGTCAAGACAGTACATAGCGAGGAAAACCAGACGGTCACTTGCAATGTGTGCAACCAAATATACCCGAATAGCCGCGCTCTCAGCAGACACAAGAGCCGTGTGCATGTGGAGGAAAAGTTCGAGTGTGAATTTTGCGGGAAAAAGTTCAAAAGgagtatttttttgaaagagCATCGAGCTTCCCACACGGGTGAATCGCTGTATTTCTGTGACGTGTGCGGAATGACGACCAATTCCAACGCGAACCTCTATTCGCACAAAAAGAGCAAACATCCGGACGAATGGCTGGAGGCACGCAAAAAAGCCATGGCGAACGCTTATGGTTAGTTCTTTTGGAAGCACtcgtgataaaaaaaatatcgatacGACACGTCGAGACGCTTACTGTTTTTCGTTCCAAAGTACCGTCACTGAAATATTTGTTTATTCGGTTCCTTCATTGGTTTGTAAATTACACTATTATTAACTACAAATGTAGCTAATTGTCATAAGTTTATTATAACATATTTAGGTTTATTTATATGTTGAACAGAACCACAAATTACTTTAATGAAGATctgtaaaataataaaaagaaaagttataagaggttgtgttcaagacacgaccacattgttgacatagaactacgctgttattttgttcaaatcaCTTGTTAATAACTTTGGATGTCATTTTGGAATGCTgcgaagtttcaaaaataactgtttagtagaatggtttggtcgccctgaaatggtttttttttcattgtagaatcagttgacgataattgattgatgattcattcttgtcctcgcagaacaatacatttgAATCGTTACATCGATGTtgacaaatgtaaacaaagaaACATCACGAATGACACCGCCCGTACAGAAATAATCATTATATTATTTACAAACCGGTTGATAAGCAGGAACACATTGAAAGCAACAATTAGCAACATAGCAGAGActgtcatcgggtatgaacaacgaaaacaatggaacgaatggtttgaagACGAGTGCCGAGTGcttctgaacgagaaggatgcgtCACGCGTAGCCATGCTGCAATGAGCGTCTCGACAAAGCGTCCACACTTCTCTTTCGGGAAAAGGCGACGCCTGGAAtggaaagagtgtgaggagatggagctgctttatcgatGTTGGATACTGGCAACTCTGTTGTGTTTCTCTGTTGTCTTCAAACAATAATCAATTTCACCAAAATTCTCCAATCGTATCAGCTGTGCGCCGCGTCATTTCCTCAATCGCTTGAATTTCCCGTCgccattcgcgttgacggcggaatggtgtcgacatctggatacgatattagtttgtatgaggtcaactattctttatcagattagtcgaccctaaggcagttttaaattgctaaaatttgaatgaaatttttttctttgcgttattTGCCTTCTATAAGTACGCTGTTCTGAccccaatttaaactattttctatcaattttcagatattctcaccaaaacttgccagcgctcgtctcgtttgttttcatattccagaagccgagctcgattAAAAACAGACCTGAGTTATGAacctcgaggaaaaatatcattggaatcaaaagatatatgaaacttattcctttttgttatgtttttttttaatattttggcactgagaaaagagtatcgattgatcaattttaaaactgtttgttgtttttctcaaaacaaaaacatgtcttctcatctgacatcactgatcataccgagaaaaactgactgaagtctctccagtctaccaaataaaacatttcaatgaaactcgtggaattggatattttgctcgtct
The Toxorhynchites rutilus septentrionalis strain SRP chromosome 2, ASM2978413v1, whole genome shotgun sequence genome window above contains:
- the LOC129767653 gene encoding transcription factor grauzone-like encodes the protein MDDQIKEICRLCLDPSEKSSCSSINDLAIRSKLQTVFKFELPEEEFFPCEICHECSSKVDEFHSFHETVRLNQDQLKAAPADLNALQYVEIKQEPSPCAANQDDGSVASQNDIKDEPSDSDEEDDRKPLRRKRKQRASAAKTVTKMKQARKNDLEKDKYEKVAEENKKIQEFLTISCKFCSEEFDSFDRLQRHTRKSHSSRGSITCCNRVFYKKCKIIEHIDSHLNPNQFHCGLCNKSYSNKYYLDLHNLRKHCINEEKPYKCEKCGQGFPKEWLLKVHYNTHIQAECTICHKVLANASTLKIHMVNMHSGDSKHSGHSKHICDTCGQEFRTKLGMERHIKQHMGINTIERVQCHICSKWVNGKPNLKIHVKTVHSEENQTVTCNVCNQIYPNSRALSRHKSRVHVEEKFECEFCGKKFKRSIFLKEHRASHTGESLYFCDVCGMTTNSNANLYSHKKSKHPDEWLEARKKAMANAYG